From a single Drosophila sulfurigaster albostrigata strain 15112-1811.04 chromosome 3, ASM2355843v2, whole genome shotgun sequence genomic region:
- the LOC133843004 gene encoding synaptic vesicle glycoprotein 2C-like isoform X1 codes for MPEANIDDVLNALGFGRMQLIIFFSCATQQMYVANEQFGLGLVSVAASCDFAIDDHRMAWLISAVFVAQVCSSHYMGYKSDEIGRRKLLVISSALSMIASFISSLMPDFWSFLVMRFIVGCFLTGPGMALVTYMSEFTKVALRPTVVNFISYSVGVSMIYMPLMAMWLFPLKFEAKIWEGYNFTSWRVLILINLLPGVLSWIAFLIMPESPKYLLSINQPAKALEVLEMCCRYNKGKEVTLKSLGFESVSQPRLRSEAAPQHKFLLARMWYETVPLFQGIYLNYMLLILVILYIFFATGFGLTVWVPRIVNMEHIVEEELILCDLVEVAEAAEEAANSTLSESKCTISTTLLLGSIFNGCSCLGMSILVTLLLLCLRRKVILLLFTIIAVLAGFLLNFIITPVVLLSLFIFLSVPPLCSLRLTITVLIDVIPTHMRSKAVALAMMFGRIGVLTASLFVGYTLKWNCFVTFNSFVLALLICCVLITRLPSERDIVRLSNK; via the exons ATGCCTGAAGCGAATATTGATGACGTGCTCAATGCACTTG GCTTTGGCCGGATGCAGCTCATCATCTTTTTCAGCTGCGCCACTCAGCAAATGTACGTGGCGAACGAACAGTTTGGACTGGGACTCGTCTCGGTGGCCGCCAGCTGTGATTTTGCTATCGATGACCATCGGATGGCGTGGCTGATAAGTGCGGTGTTTGTCGCCCAGGTGTGTTCCAGCCATTACATGGGCTACAAATCGGATGAGATTGGCAGGCGTAAGCTGTTGGTTATCTCGTCGGCACTGTCAATGATCGCCTCGTTCATTTCATCGTTAATGCCAGACTTTTGGTCGTTCCTTGTGATGCGTTTCATTGTGGGCTGCTT TCTCACAGGTCCCGGCATGGCGTTGGTCACCTACATGAGCGAGTTTACTAAAGTTGCGCTGCGTCCCACCGTGGTGAACTTTATCAGCTATTCGGTTGGTGTCAGCATGATCTATATGCCAC TGATGGCCATGTGGCTGTTTCCGCTAAAGTTTGAAGCCAAAATTTGGGAAGGTTACAACTTTACCAGTTGGCGTGTATTAATATTGATCAATCTGCTGCCTGGCGTGCTTTCTTGGATTGCCTTCTTAATAATGCCCGAGAGTCCCAAGTATCTGCTGTCCATCAATCAGCCGGCAAAGGCTCTTGAGGTGTTAGAAATGTGCTGTCGCTACAACAAGGGCAAAGAAGTGACGCTCAAGAGTTTAGGATTTGAAAGTGTGTCCCAGCCACGCCTGCGTAGCGAAGCAGCCCCACAGCATAAATT CTTGCTGGCTCGCATGTGGTATGAAACTGTGCCACTGTTCCAGGGTATCTATCTAAATTACATGCTGCTTATACTcgtcattttatatatatttttcgccAC CGGCTTTGGTCTGACTGTTTGGGTGCCGCGCATAGTCAATATGGAACACATTGTAGAAGAAGAATTAATACTGTGCGATCTAGTGGAAGTAGCTGAGGCAGCGGAAGAAGCTGCAAACAGCACTTTGAGCGAATCAAAg TGCACTATCTCAACAACCTTGCTGCTTGGAAGCATCTTCAACGGCTGCAGCTGTCTGGGCATGAGCATATTGGTCACTTTGCTCTTACTTTGCCTTAGGCGTAAAGTCATACTGCTGCTCTTCACAATAATCGCTGTTCTGGCAGGATTTCTGCTTAATTTCATCATCACGCCAGTCGTGCTACTTTCATTGTTTATCTTTCTCTCAGTGCCGCCATTGTGCAGCCTGAGATTAACGATAACCGTGCTAATCGATGTGATACCCACGCACATGAG AAGCAAGGCTGTGGCTCTGGCGATGATGTTTGGTCGCATTGGCGTACTCACTGCCAGTTTATTCGTGGGCTACACACTGAAATGGAACTGCTTTGTCACATTCAATTCTTTTGTACTTGCCTTGCTAA TCTGCTGCGTGCTCATCACGCGTTTACCCTCGGAAAGGGACATCGTTCGGCTGTCAAACAAATAG
- the LOC133843004 gene encoding synaptic vesicle glycoprotein 2C-like isoform X2: protein MTCSMHLLIIFFSCATQQMYVANEQFGLGLVSVAASCDFAIDDHRMAWLISAVFVAQVCSSHYMGYKSDEIGRRKLLVISSALSMIASFISSLMPDFWSFLVMRFIVGCFLTGPGMALVTYMSEFTKVALRPTVVNFISYSVGVSMIYMPLMAMWLFPLKFEAKIWEGYNFTSWRVLILINLLPGVLSWIAFLIMPESPKYLLSINQPAKALEVLEMCCRYNKGKEVTLKSLGFESVSQPRLRSEAAPQHKFLLARMWYETVPLFQGIYLNYMLLILVILYIFFATGFGLTVWVPRIVNMEHIVEEELILCDLVEVAEAAEEAANSTLSESKCTISTTLLLGSIFNGCSCLGMSILVTLLLLCLRRKVILLLFTIIAVLAGFLLNFIITPVVLLSLFIFLSVPPLCSLRLTITVLIDVIPTHMRSKAVALAMMFGRIGVLTASLFVGYTLKWNCFVTFNSFVLALLICCVLITRLPSERDIVRLSNK, encoded by the exons ATGACGTGCTCAATGCACTTG CTCATCATCTTTTTCAGCTGCGCCACTCAGCAAATGTACGTGGCGAACGAACAGTTTGGACTGGGACTCGTCTCGGTGGCCGCCAGCTGTGATTTTGCTATCGATGACCATCGGATGGCGTGGCTGATAAGTGCGGTGTTTGTCGCCCAGGTGTGTTCCAGCCATTACATGGGCTACAAATCGGATGAGATTGGCAGGCGTAAGCTGTTGGTTATCTCGTCGGCACTGTCAATGATCGCCTCGTTCATTTCATCGTTAATGCCAGACTTTTGGTCGTTCCTTGTGATGCGTTTCATTGTGGGCTGCTT TCTCACAGGTCCCGGCATGGCGTTGGTCACCTACATGAGCGAGTTTACTAAAGTTGCGCTGCGTCCCACCGTGGTGAACTTTATCAGCTATTCGGTTGGTGTCAGCATGATCTATATGCCAC TGATGGCCATGTGGCTGTTTCCGCTAAAGTTTGAAGCCAAAATTTGGGAAGGTTACAACTTTACCAGTTGGCGTGTATTAATATTGATCAATCTGCTGCCTGGCGTGCTTTCTTGGATTGCCTTCTTAATAATGCCCGAGAGTCCCAAGTATCTGCTGTCCATCAATCAGCCGGCAAAGGCTCTTGAGGTGTTAGAAATGTGCTGTCGCTACAACAAGGGCAAAGAAGTGACGCTCAAGAGTTTAGGATTTGAAAGTGTGTCCCAGCCACGCCTGCGTAGCGAAGCAGCCCCACAGCATAAATT CTTGCTGGCTCGCATGTGGTATGAAACTGTGCCACTGTTCCAGGGTATCTATCTAAATTACATGCTGCTTATACTcgtcattttatatatatttttcgccAC CGGCTTTGGTCTGACTGTTTGGGTGCCGCGCATAGTCAATATGGAACACATTGTAGAAGAAGAATTAATACTGTGCGATCTAGTGGAAGTAGCTGAGGCAGCGGAAGAAGCTGCAAACAGCACTTTGAGCGAATCAAAg TGCACTATCTCAACAACCTTGCTGCTTGGAAGCATCTTCAACGGCTGCAGCTGTCTGGGCATGAGCATATTGGTCACTTTGCTCTTACTTTGCCTTAGGCGTAAAGTCATACTGCTGCTCTTCACAATAATCGCTGTTCTGGCAGGATTTCTGCTTAATTTCATCATCACGCCAGTCGTGCTACTTTCATTGTTTATCTTTCTCTCAGTGCCGCCATTGTGCAGCCTGAGATTAACGATAACCGTGCTAATCGATGTGATACCCACGCACATGAG AAGCAAGGCTGTGGCTCTGGCGATGATGTTTGGTCGCATTGGCGTACTCACTGCCAGTTTATTCGTGGGCTACACACTGAAATGGAACTGCTTTGTCACATTCAATTCTTTTGTACTTGCCTTGCTAA TCTGCTGCGTGCTCATCACGCGTTTACCCTCGGAAAGGGACATCGTTCGGCTGTCAAACAAATAG